The genomic interval GGACAGGGCTCGGTGCTGTGGCTGGAGGCGATGGAGCGCATGGGCCAGAAACTTTGGCAGATCCTTCCGCTGGGACCGACCGGTTATGGGAATTCGCCGTATCAGTCGCTGTCGAGTTTTGCGGGCAATCCGTTGTTGATCAGTTTTGATGCGCTGGTGATGGACGGGGTGGTGACCCCGGGGGATTTGCAGTTGTTGCCGGGATTTCCCGATGAGCGGGTGGACTTTGGTCCGGTGATCGAGGTGCGGTCGGCGTTTTTGAAACAGGCGGCGAGGAAGTTTTTGGAGCAGTGCGATGCAAGCCCTCTACTGAGGACGGCGTTTGATGCGTTTTGCGAGCGTGAACAGGCCTGGCTGGATGATTTTGCCTTGTTCACGGCTTTGAAGACGGCGTATGAGGGCCGGCCCTGGACGGAATGGCCACGTGACCTCGCGTTGCGTGAGCCGGGGGCTCTGGCGCAGGCGATTGTGAACTACGAAGCCGAGGTGGACGAGTGCAAGGCACTGCAGTTTTTGTTTCACCGGCAATGGAACAAGCTGCGGGTGAAGGCCCGCGAGTTGGGCATTCAAGTGGTGGGCGACATTCCGATTTTTGCGGCGCACGACAGTGCGGATGTGTGGGCGAACCGGGATCTTTTTCATCTGGACGAGAATGGCAATCCCATCGTGGTGGCGGGTGTGCCACCAGATTATTTCAGTGCCACGGGTCAGCGATGGGGAAATCCGCTGTATGATTGGGACCGGCACAAGGAGACGGATTTTGCGTGGTGGAAGGCGCGGATGCGCAAAACGCTCTCGCTGGTGGATGTGGTGAGGATCGACCACTTTCGCGGATTTGCGGCTTATTGGGAGATTCCGGGCGATGAGGACACGGCCATCAATGGCAAGTGGGTGGAGGCCCCGGGCGACGATTTGTTTAACGCGCTGTTTGAAGAACTCGGTTCGGTGCCGGTCATTGCGGAAGATTTAGGCGTGATCACGCCGGACGTGGAGGCGCTGCGGGACCGGCATGGTTTCCCTGGGATGCGCGTGATGCAGTTTGCATTTGGGGCGGATTCTCTGGCACCCGAATACGTGCCGGTGAACTATCCTGAACATTGTGTGGCCTACACGGGAACGCACGACAATGACACGACGCTAGGTCTTTTTAACAGTGGTCCGGATGAGCACACCACCCGGACGCAGGAAATGGTGGATGCGGAGCGACGCACGATATTGAATTACACACAGACGGATGGAAGTGAACTCAACTGGGACTACATCAAGGACGTGTGGGGTAGCAAGGCGGGATTTGTGATTTGTCCCTTGCAGGATGTGCTGGGATTGGGGAGCGAGTCGCGGATGAACATTCCTGGAAAAAGCGGGGATTTTTGGAGCTGGCGTTTTGAGTGGCAGCAACTGACGGCTGGGATCGAGCAACGCTTAAGAAATGTGACGGAGGAGGTCGGGAGGTAGTGTGTTTTTGTATTGACGTTGTGTTTTGCACGGGTTTTTCTGTGGGATGCGCAGGGTTGTTTTATTTTTGATGGTCTCGATTTTGTCGTGGGGGTTTGAGGGGGTTAGAGCGGCGACGGTGTTGAAGGCGGACAATGGGGACGATTTGGAGTTGGGGAGCAGCTGGGTGGGTGGGGTGGCGCCGGGGATTGCGGATGTGGCGACGTGGGATGGGACGGTGACGGGGGCGAGCACGGTGGAGTTGGATGTGAGTTTGGGGACGGTGACGTGGGGGGGTATGCAGGTGGTGGATCCGGCTGGGTTGGTGACAATTCAGTTGAAGACCGGGCTGAATTTCGGGGATGCGTCGGGGAATTTGGGGATCGACATGAGTGCGGCGACGCAGGATATGGTGATTGAGAGTGCGACGAGTCAGGTGATCAACTGGACGACGGCGCAATTGAATGTGAACATTGCGAGTGGGCGGACGTTGACGGTGAATACGAAGTTTGGGGCGAGTGACACGTTTCGGAAGCAGGGTGAGGGGACGTTGATTTTGATGGGGTCGAATGACAATGGCGGGACGCAAGGGATTGTGGATGCGGGGGTGTTGGTGTTGGCAAAGGCGAGCACGTCGGGATTTCATGCGTTGGGTGGTGGCACGCATGTGGTAAACGGGGGTGTGATGAAGATGGGGGGCACGGGTGGGGATCAGATTTATTTTGGTGCGAACGTGTCGTTGAATGGTGGGATGATTGATTTTGATGGGCGCAGCGAGGGGTGGAATTTGTTGAATGGTGGGGCGGCGGGGACGGTGACGAATTCGGGGGCGACAGGGTCGGTGATGACGTTGGGGGAGGGGACGGGAAATGGTGCTTTTTCGGGGGTAATTGAGGATGGGGTTGGTGGTCTGGCGTTGGTGAAGAAGGGGACGGGGACGATGGGGTGGTTGGGGACGACGAATACTTATGCGGGTGGGACGCGGGTGGAGGGTGGGGTTTTGCAGATGGTGGATGATGGTAGTTTGGGGGCGGCAGCAAGTGGGGTGACTTTGTTGAATGGGGGGACGTTGATGAACAGTGCGACGAGTCCGGCGGAGGTGGTGATGGGGCGGACGATTGATCTGGAGCTGGGGGAGGGGGCGTTTCGCGCGGGTTGGGGCAAGCGGATTAGGTTGGATGGTTTGGTGACAGGGGCGGGGGGGTTGCGGGTGAGGAATGATTCGGGAGATGTGATGCTGATGAATGCGGCAAATGACTTTGCGGGTGCGACGTTGATTGGTGGGACGGGTGGTTCGGGGACGTCGGCACGGCTGACGTTGGGGGTGGATGGGGCGTTGCCGGATGGGACGGATTTGTTTTTTGATGCGGGTGTGGTCGGGACGGGAGTTCTCAACTTGAACGGGCGGACGCAAACGGTGAATAGTTTGTCGACTTTGAGCGGCTTGGGGAGGGTGGAGAGTGTGTTGCCCGGAACTTCAACGCAGGCGAACGGTGCGAATCTGATTGTGGCCGGGGATGAGACGACGGTGTTTACGGGGACGATGGGGAATTCGATTCGGCTTACGCATTCGGGGACGGGTCAGTTGAGTTTGGAGGGGACGGGGGACAACAGTGGATTGCAGGCGACGGTGAATGCGGGGACACTGGTGCTGGCGAAGACGTCGACGGTGTCACATCATGCGTTGGGTGGGGGGTCGCATGTGGTGAACAGTGGAGGGACGATGAGGTTTGGTGGGACGGGTGGGGATCAGATTTATTTTGGCTCGACGGTGACGGTGAATACGGGAGGGGTTTTGGATTTTAATGGAAGGGATGAGAGTTGGAATGTGTTGCAGGGGAGCGGGCTGGTGACGAATACGGCGGCGGGGACGGCTTCGGTGATGACGTTGGGGGAGAGCAGCACGTCGGGCAGTGTGGCGTTTGCGGGGCAGGTGAATGATGGTGCGGGATCGATGGCGGTGCGGAAGATAGGGTTGAGCGCGCTGATGATGAACGGGGTGAGTGATTATTCAGGAGGAACGACGGTGGAGAGTGGGATGTTGGGGGGAGTTGGGGTGTGGGGGACGGGGCCGTTGGTGGTGAGGTCGGGTGCGACGTGGTCACGGGGGAGTAATGCGGGTGGGACGTTTTTGGGGGCGGGCACTTTGGATGGAGGGGGAGCGGTGACGTTGGAGGTGGGTGCGATCATGGCGGTGAATGTGGCTTTTGGCGGAAATGCGGCGCAGACGGATTTGGTGAGGATGAGTGGGGCGATGAATTTGGGGGGTGCGGTGCTGGACGTCGCCTGGGGTGGGAATGCGAGCCATGAGTTTGCGGGGACTTATTCGGACCAGAATATGTTTTGGCTGACGGATGGGGCGAGTGCGGTGGTGGGCGAGTTTGCGAATTTTAGTGCGGTGGGTGATTGGGGTTTGTTTGGTGGGGTGGAGTATGCGACGGCGACTTTTGGGGGACAGGAATTTGCGTTGTTTTATGGTTCGCAATATGAGGTGTATGGTGCGGGTGGTTTGGTGGGAGGTTCGGATTTGTTGGTGATGGCGGTGCCGGAGCCGGGTCGCGCTGTCATGGTGGTTGTGGGGTTGGGCTGGTTGTTGGGGGTGAGACGGAGGTGGGTTTGATTGGTCCTTTTTGATATTATATTGGCGGGGCGAGGGATGAAGGGGTTTTGTGGTGGCGGATAAGTTCAATGTTGGGGGCCAATGGGGACGGTTGGGCGGGGATTGTGATGCTCGCGCGTCAGATGATTGGGTGGATGCGCTGGGACGTGGCGGGGTGGATTTCGAGCACGTCGGTGGATCTGTATGCGGCGCAGGATGAGATTGAACAACGTTTGGGCAGGGAGACCGAGAAAGTTCAGAGATAGGCGTGAGTTAGCGCCTTGAATCGAACATTGAGGTGGCAGCCATCGGGGTTGATAAGCTGGCGGCACATTCAACACCATTAAATTGGTGATCGGACGAGATCACTGCTGATGTTCTGGTGATTAGTTCGATGTGCGTCGTCGGACTGGTTGAACCCTCGGATCAAGACGCAAGTTAGTGATTTTTTGCAATACCCGCAGGTGTTCAGTCATTGATCACAACTGGTTTGAATTGAGGAGGGTTGGGCTCGGCCCGCCCAAAAATGAGAATTGTAATCCCGTGGAGCAACTTTGAGTTGAGCGAGATAGTCATCGCAACTCAATTACGCAAAAACATGTTCAATGGAACTATGTATTTACCTTGTATATCGTTGATAATGAATGAGTAACAAAAAAATAATCTTTACTCTTCAAAATCGAATTCCTATTTTCTTATCAAATTCAAATAAATCGTCGGCGATTATTCGCGTGGCGATCTTTCGCTCCTCACTTCAAAAAATTAAGCGATTATGAAGTTCCAATTGCGTGGTCTCGTCAACGCCCGGGCGTGGTTTCCCGGTGAAGGCAGGAAAGCCGATTTCTCCGTCTTAGGATGGGGTGCGGTGGTTTCTTGTGTAGGTCTCCTGTCAGCAGTGCAACCGGTTTTTGCCGTCGATGGTTTGAAGGGGGAGTATTACAACAATGTTCAGCTCACTGGCAGCCCGGTAGTTACCAAAACCGATGCAACGGTGAATTATAACTGGGGTTCGGGCATTCCCACGACGGGTGTTGAAGCCAATAATTTCAGCGTGCGTTGGACGGGCTCGGTGGAGGCGGAGTTTACCGAGACTTACACGTTTTACACGCAAAGTGATGATGGCGTGCGCCTGTGGATCAATGGTCAGCAATTGGTCAATAACTGGACGCCGCATAGCGTGACGGAGAACTCGGGCACCATCGCACTTGAGGCGGGGAAACGATACAATGTGGTGCTGGAATATTATGAGGCCGGGGGCAATGCAGAGATCCGCTTGTTGTGGTCGTCGCCAAGCCGGGTGAAGCAGGCGATTGCGGCCACACAACTTTCCCCCGTGATGGTCAATGGGTTGAAAGCGGACTATTTTAACAACAAGGAATTGACCGGAACACCGGTGGTGAAGCGGACGGATGCCACGGTGGATTTCGGCTGGGCCTCGGGGAGCCCGGCGACGGGGGCGGTGACGGTGGACAACTTCAGCGCGATCTGGACGGGCACGGTCAAACCGGAGTTTACTGAGTCCTACACGTTTTACACGCGCAGCGATGACGGCATCCGTCTTTGGGTGGACGGTCAGTTGCTGGTGGATAACTGGACCTTGCACGGCGTGACTGAGGATGTGGGATCACTGCTTCTTGAGGCCGGTCGATCCTACAATGTGCAGATGGAGTTTTTCGAGAACGGTGGCTCGGCGGAGGCGCGACTGTTGTGGTCTTCAGCGAGTCAGGTCAAGCAGGCGGTGCCGATGGCGAGACTGACGCCTTTTGGAGGTTGGCAGAACCATGATGTCGGGGCAACCGGGTCGGTGGGGGTGCTGGCTTACGACACGATTGAAGGCACTCACCAGGTGACCGGATCAGGCACAATCACCACGGCGGAAGATCGGTATCAGCTGGTGCACCAGCCGTTGTATGGGGATGGGGAGATCACGGCTCGCGTGGTCAGTCAGATCAATGTGGGAAGCGCGTCGGCACTGCCGAGCACCGCGGCGGCGGGGATAGTGATTCGTGATTCGACCGTGGCGTCCGGGTTGTCGGCAGGAGTGTTTGCAACGGTGGGCTCGGGGGTGGTGATTCGTGAGCGGCTTTCGACCGGAGGAACCGGCACCGTTCGCGCTGCCGAGGCTTCGGGCTCGGCTCCGGTTTGGTTGAAGATGGTGCGCAAGGGCGGGTTGGTGACGAGTTATCTCTCGACGGATGGAACCAACTGGACCCTGGCGGGCAATTCGATCATCAATCTGCCCACCCGTGCGGTGGCTGGACTGGCGGTTTACACGAACAGCAGCACGGCTGGATTGCAGAATCGCGCGGTGTTTGACAACGTCACGGTGTTTCAGGGACTTACTCCAGAAGGCGATGCGGACACTGATGGCGATGGAGCGACGGATTTGGAAGAGGCGGCGATGGGCACCGACATCAACCTTGCCAACTCGCCCAACAACGCTTCTGGCGGGGTGGCCAGTGATGGCGATGTGTTGCGCAGTCTGCGTTCCATCACCACCAGTGTGGTGACGGCCAATGCGTATGAGAAGGAGAATACCAATGCGCGGATCCGGGTTTCCCGCACGGTAGGGACAATGCCGTTGACGGTGTCGATTGGTCGTTCGGGAAACACGGATGGGACCAAGGGATCGGCCTCGTTGAGCGACTACATTCTGAAAGATGGAGCGGGTGCGACCATCAGCGGAAGCACCATCACCATTCCGAATGGGGCCATGCAGCATGATGTGCAGATCGCGCCGGTGGTGGAAACCCCTGCGGTGGTGGAGGTGCCTGAAATGCTACGGCTTTCGTTCCGGATCACCTCACCAGCGGGAACGACCCAGTTTGGCGAAACCCGGGCGGTGCATATTCGCGACGCGACCAACACGGAGGCGAATCGTAAACTTTTTGTGGCTTACTATGGTCGTGAGGGCGGTGCCGTCACCACGGCGACGGGGGTGTCAACCTTGCTGTTGAATGGTGACAACACGGTGGGGGTGGTGAACTCCAATTTCAGCAACCTCACTTCGGCACAAAGTGCTTCCCACCTGCACGCGGCACCGGCGAACGATCCGCAGGCCAGTGGTCCCATCATCGAGAGCATCCCGCTCGGACAGATCAACGAACATGTCTGGACGGTGCTGGCCGAGCCAGGTGTCGGGTGGACCACGGATCAGGCAACGTTGACTGCCTTGGTGAACGGGTTTCTCTACATCAATGTTCACAGCGCCAATTATCCCGGTGGTGAGATACGCGGGAACTATGCGCTGGCCAATGGCTCGGTGGCACCTCCGCCCACCCCATCGGCTCCGCCAACCTATGGCAGCACCCAATGGCCGACATTGGCAGGAGATGATCTGGATCGCGACATTGCGCGTTTTCTGACTCAAGCCACTTTTGGACCCACACCAGAAACGATTCAGGAAGTTAGAGCCTTGATTGCTGCCAATGGCAACAACGCCATCGCGGGATACACCGCCTGGATCAACCAGCAGATGGACCTGGTGCAGACGCCATCGCCTTCATTGGTGCGCCTGGTGCAGGCGGCGGATGTGGAGGATTTCATTTTGCGAGGAAACCGCCACATCAATGCCTTCAATGATCCCCAGTTCGGTGGTGGTTCGTTCGGATGGAACACGACGACGCGCACCTGGAATGCGAGCACCATTCATCAAAATAACTATCCCAACCAAACCAACATGCGTCGCGAATGGTGGACGTTGGCATTGCAAAGCAAGGATCAACTGCGCCAGCGCATGGCTTTTGCTTTGAGTCAAATTACCGTGGTTTCAGAAGTCGATACCACCGTCGGGTCGTATCATTACGGGCTGGCCAATTACTGGGACATGTTGGCGGGCGGTGCGTTTGGGCGCTTTCGAGACATTCTATCGGGGGTAACTCAACACCCGATCATGGGCATCTATCTGAGTCACCTGAAGAACCGCAAGGCTTCAGGGACCATCACTCCCGATGAAAACTATGCCCGCGAGATCATGCAGTTGTTCTCCATAGGTCTGGTGCTGCGCCATTCCGATGGAAGTTTGGTGTTGAACCAACAAGGTTTGCCGGTGGCCACTTATGATCAGGAAGATATCCGTGAACTCGCCCGGGTGATGACCGGATTCAGCTTCAGCAAGCGCCCGGCCAATGTGACTGGTGCCCCCACCTATCCGACGCCATCCACCCAACGCATCGGTGCGGTTGAGAACAATCCAGACTTCACCTTGGGCAATGGCGTGAGGTATTGGCAAACCCAATGGATGAATCCGATGAAGATTTTTGACACCCACCATGACTTTGGGGCCAAGACCTTGTTCAACGGAAAAGTTGGGCAAACGCCCATTCCGGCGAGAACCGACAATACGTCGATCGAGTCGGAAGGGTTTGTGGATGTCGACCTTGCCCTCAACGCTCTTGCTGGTTTGCCCGGTTCGGGCACCTACAGCGGTCACCCCAACACGCCGGTATTCATCAGCCGATTGTTGATTCAGCGGTTCACCACCTCCAATCCAAGTTCTGGATATCTCTATCGTGTTGCCGATCGATACAAACAAACAAACGGAAATCTCGGTGAAGTGGTGAAGGCGATTCTGCTTGACTATGAGGCTCGTAGTCTAACTCTTGCCAACAACACGGCTTCAGCTGGCAAGCCCAAGGAACCATTGCTTCATTTCACCACTTACCTGCGTGCAACGAAAGCCTTCACGGGTTCGCCATTGGCCAATCTCAATACCTTGACCGTGCCGTTCACCAGCGTGGAGGCGCCGGTCACCGAACCCTATCCGTCGTCCGAGTTGAGCAAGTTCCCAACCGGGGCGCTGCGCTTCCGCTTCTTCGATCTGACCGGCACCATCGCACAGAGCCCATTGCGTGCCCCATCGGTATTCAACTGGTTTCTGCCGGATTACGTGATGCCGGGTCCGTTGGGGGCGGCGGGATTGGTGGCTCCCGAGTTTCAGGTGGCCACGGAGTCAAATCTGGTCAACACGGTGAACAATCAATACAACACCATCTTCACCTCACTGCCTTCGCCGACGAATCCCAATACGGGCCGGGGATTGGATGACTTTCCGTTGATTGCCCAGTATCAGACGGCTTCGGGGACGCAATTGAGCATCCCGGCCTACGGGGTAAGTGCGGGTTACTTTAATGCAACCACGTTTGATGCTTCTCCGGGAGGCACGCAGCAGCCGTCGAGTTTATCGAATCAAAAGGACAACTTGCAGGTGACTTATGATGCGTTGATTGCCCAATACACGACGGCTTATTCGAACTCGCTCACGACCCAGTATGCGCCTGCGGCGGTTCCGGCGGCTCCGGGGACGACGCAAAAACAGGTGGCGCATGCGGAGGCGGTGAAGGCGGTGCTGGATCAACAGGATCTGCTGTTCACGGGGGGGTATCTCAAGGCGAAGTTTGGTGGAGACACCGGAAGCAATCCGCGTCAGGCAATCATCAATGCGGTGAACCTCATCGCCACCAGCAACCGCCACACGTCGGACCTGACCAACTTCAACAACGATGCACGCACCCGCATTCGCAACATCATCTATCTGGTGATCAGCAGTCCCCAGGCTCTTGTGCTCAAATAATTCACCCACCCACTTCAGTTGAACCTTTGATTTTTCCTCGCCATGAACCTCATCTTTCGCCGCAAGAACGAGCCAACCCGTCGTCAGTTTCTGGTCAAAACCGGATGTTCAGCAATGGGCATCACCAGTGTGGTCAACACACTGGCGCATCTAAAATTGATGCAGGGGGCGTTGAATGCGCAGTCGGGCGGCGGCGGGGGATACAAGGCGCTGGTTTGTGTGTTTCTGAACGGGGGCAATGATTCGAATAACATGCTGATTCCTTTCTCGGGATCGGCACGGACGGATTATGTGAATGGTCGCGGCATGCTGGCCATCCCCACCAATGATGCAAATGCGGCCTTGAATGCGCTGCCTCTGGCGGCGACAAACGTGGCGGAGTGTGATCCGTTGGGAGGTTATCTTGGCACATTTGGGGTGCATCCGAAGCTGGGGGCCATCAAGACCATGTTTGATGAAGGGGATGCGGCGTTTGTGGCGAATGTGGGAACAATGACGATGCCGGGGGTGACACGGGCGAACTATTCAACGGCACCGAAACCGCCGCAGTTGTATTCGCATTCGGACCAGCAGGTGCAGTGGCAGAGTTCCATTCCGGACCGGCCGTTCACCAGTGGATGGGGCGGGCGCATTGCGGACTTTCTTGATCCGGTGCACAACCCGAGCACGGGCAATGTGTCGATGAACATTTCCATATCCGGGGTGAACAGTTTTCAGGTAAGTCCCACCGGGTCGGTGACGCCTTACATCATGGGCAGCAATGGTTTGGTA from Phragmitibacter flavus carries:
- a CDS encoding beta strand repeat-containing protein, with product MVSILSWGFEGVRAATVLKADNGDDLELGSSWVGGVAPGIADVATWDGTVTGASTVELDVSLGTVTWGGMQVVDPAGLVTIQLKTGLNFGDASGNLGIDMSAATQDMVIESATSQVINWTTAQLNVNIASGRTLTVNTKFGASDTFRKQGEGTLILMGSNDNGGTQGIVDAGVLVLAKASTSGFHALGGGTHVVNGGVMKMGGTGGDQIYFGANVSLNGGMIDFDGRSEGWNLLNGGAAGTVTNSGATGSVMTLGEGTGNGAFSGVIEDGVGGLALVKKGTGTMGWLGTTNTYAGGTRVEGGVLQMVDDGSLGAAASGVTLLNGGTLMNSATSPAEVVMGRTIDLELGEGAFRAGWGKRIRLDGLVTGAGGLRVRNDSGDVMLMNAANDFAGATLIGGTGGSGTSARLTLGVDGALPDGTDLFFDAGVVGTGVLNLNGRTQTVNSLSTLSGLGRVESVLPGTSTQANGANLIVAGDETTVFTGTMGNSIRLTHSGTGQLSLEGTGDNSGLQATVNAGTLVLAKTSTVSHHALGGGSHVVNSGGTMRFGGTGGDQIYFGSTVTVNTGGVLDFNGRDESWNVLQGSGLVTNTAAGTASVMTLGESSTSGSVAFAGQVNDGAGSMAVRKIGLSALMMNGVSDYSGGTTVESGMLGGVGVWGTGPLVVRSGATWSRGSNAGGTFLGAGTLDGGGAVTLEVGAIMAVNVAFGGNAAQTDLVRMSGAMNLGGAVLDVAWGGNASHEFAGTYSDQNMFWLTDGASAVVGEFANFSAVGDWGLFGGVEYATATFGGQEFALFYGSQYEVYGAGGLVGGSDLLVMAVPEPGRAVMVVVGLGWLLGVRRRWV
- the malQ gene encoding 4-alpha-glucanotransferase → MFQLERSSGILLHPTSLPGRFGIGEIGQGSVLWLEAMERMGQKLWQILPLGPTGYGNSPYQSLSSFAGNPLLISFDALVMDGVVTPGDLQLLPGFPDERVDFGPVIEVRSAFLKQAARKFLEQCDASPLLRTAFDAFCEREQAWLDDFALFTALKTAYEGRPWTEWPRDLALREPGALAQAIVNYEAEVDECKALQFLFHRQWNKLRVKARELGIQVVGDIPIFAAHDSADVWANRDLFHLDENGNPIVVAGVPPDYFSATGQRWGNPLYDWDRHKETDFAWWKARMRKTLSLVDVVRIDHFRGFAAYWEIPGDEDTAINGKWVEAPGDDLFNALFEELGSVPVIAEDLGVITPDVEALRDRHGFPGMRVMQFAFGADSLAPEYVPVNYPEHCVAYTGTHDNDTTLGLFNSGPDEHTTRTQEMVDAERRTILNYTQTDGSELNWDYIKDVWGSKAGFVICPLQDVLGLGSESRMNIPGKSGDFWSWRFEWQQLTAGIEQRLRNVTEEVGR
- a CDS encoding DUF1800 family protein, with protein sequence MKFQLRGLVNARAWFPGEGRKADFSVLGWGAVVSCVGLLSAVQPVFAVDGLKGEYYNNVQLTGSPVVTKTDATVNYNWGSGIPTTGVEANNFSVRWTGSVEAEFTETYTFYTQSDDGVRLWINGQQLVNNWTPHSVTENSGTIALEAGKRYNVVLEYYEAGGNAEIRLLWSSPSRVKQAIAATQLSPVMVNGLKADYFNNKELTGTPVVKRTDATVDFGWASGSPATGAVTVDNFSAIWTGTVKPEFTESYTFYTRSDDGIRLWVDGQLLVDNWTLHGVTEDVGSLLLEAGRSYNVQMEFFENGGSAEARLLWSSASQVKQAVPMARLTPFGGWQNHDVGATGSVGVLAYDTIEGTHQVTGSGTITTAEDRYQLVHQPLYGDGEITARVVSQINVGSASALPSTAAAGIVIRDSTVASGLSAGVFATVGSGVVIRERLSTGGTGTVRAAEASGSAPVWLKMVRKGGLVTSYLSTDGTNWTLAGNSIINLPTRAVAGLAVYTNSSTAGLQNRAVFDNVTVFQGLTPEGDADTDGDGATDLEEAAMGTDINLANSPNNASGGVASDGDVLRSLRSITTSVVTANAYEKENTNARIRVSRTVGTMPLTVSIGRSGNTDGTKGSASLSDYILKDGAGATISGSTITIPNGAMQHDVQIAPVVETPAVVEVPEMLRLSFRITSPAGTTQFGETRAVHIRDATNTEANRKLFVAYYGREGGAVTTATGVSTLLLNGDNTVGVVNSNFSNLTSAQSASHLHAAPANDPQASGPIIESIPLGQINEHVWTVLAEPGVGWTTDQATLTALVNGFLYINVHSANYPGGEIRGNYALANGSVAPPPTPSAPPTYGSTQWPTLAGDDLDRDIARFLTQATFGPTPETIQEVRALIAANGNNAIAGYTAWINQQMDLVQTPSPSLVRLVQAADVEDFILRGNRHINAFNDPQFGGGSFGWNTTTRTWNASTIHQNNYPNQTNMRREWWTLALQSKDQLRQRMAFALSQITVVSEVDTTVGSYHYGLANYWDMLAGGAFGRFRDILSGVTQHPIMGIYLSHLKNRKASGTITPDENYAREIMQLFSIGLVLRHSDGSLVLNQQGLPVATYDQEDIRELARVMTGFSFSKRPANVTGAPTYPTPSTQRIGAVENNPDFTLGNGVRYWQTQWMNPMKIFDTHHDFGAKTLFNGKVGQTPIPARTDNTSIESEGFVDVDLALNALAGLPGSGTYSGHPNTPVFISRLLIQRFTTSNPSSGYLYRVADRYKQTNGNLGEVVKAILLDYEARSLTLANNTASAGKPKEPLLHFTTYLRATKAFTGSPLANLNTLTVPFTSVEAPVTEPYPSSELSKFPTGALRFRFFDLTGTIAQSPLRAPSVFNWFLPDYVMPGPLGAAGLVAPEFQVATESNLVNTVNNQYNTIFTSLPSPTNPNTGRGLDDFPLIAQYQTASGTQLSIPAYGVSAGYFNATTFDASPGGTQQPSSLSNQKDNLQVTYDALIAQYTTAYSNSLTTQYAPAAVPAAPGTTQKQVAHAEAVKAVLDQQDLLFTGGYLKAKFGGDTGSNPRQAIINAVNLIATSNRHTSDLTNFNNDARTRIRNIIYLVISSPQALVLK